The window GTTATCGACCGTCTGCTGGGCCTTCGATTTCCAGGCCGCATAGGCCGATGCGTAGTTCGGATACACGCCGACGATCTCGACCTTGTCCAGATCCTTGAAAGTGATGTGTTCGAGATCGATCAGCTCGCCCCCGATGACGAGGTGAAGCAGTTGCTGCGGGGTATCGGACATGAATCGTTTTCCTGGAAAGACGGTTTCCGGCCGGACGACTGTAAAGCCAAGAACGTTTCTAGAACAGTGGATGTTGCCTGAAGTGCTCGACAACGCGGGCGTGGCGCGCTTGCCCCGCCGCCACCAGGGTCTCGTGCTTCACCTCAGGGCGGTTGTAGACAATGACATCGCCGGTCAGCGCGGTCATGAGCCCGCCGGCTTCGTGCACGATTAAATCGGCCGCCGCAAGGTCCCAATCCCGGCTATGACCGCCGGCAAATGCGACGTCAAGCCGTCCCTCGGCCGCACGGCAGATTTTCAGCGCAAGCGACCCGATCCGAGGGTGAATCTTGCCCGGTTCTAGGGCATCGCCCAGGCGTTCGACCAGCGGCTTTGGCCCGACAATGCGCGCGGGATCAAGTTTTGCGCCCGGAGCGGTGTGAATGATGCTGCCGTTGCGGGTGGCACCTGCCCCGCGGGTTGCAAAAAAGAACTCATCAGAGGTCGGCACGAACACCGCGCCGAGCACCGGTATCCCATCCTCGACCAGCCCCACGCTGACACACCAGTCCTCCAGGCCCGCCAGATACGAGCGGGTGCCGTCGATCGGATCGACGATCCACACCCGTCGCTTGCCGAGGCGCGCCGGATCGTCGACGCTCTCCTCCGAGAGCCAGCCGTAGTCCGGCGTCGCGTCGCGCAGGCGACGCTCGAGCAGATCGTTGACGGCGATATCGGCTTCTGACACCGGGGACGACTTGCCCTTGATCCAGTTGCGCAGTTCGGTGCGAAACAGGCTGAGCGCCAGGGCACCGGCTTCACGGACAACGCCGGTCAGCAGGACCGCGTCGCGGGCAAAAACGCCATCGGCAACAGCGTGATCGGAAACAGTCTCAGCGTCCGGCAATCGTCAGCCCTTCGATGCGCACCGTCGGCGCGTTGACGCCGTAACGGAACTCAAGATCGTTCGCCGGCGTCAGGGACTTGAAGATCTCGAACAGATGACCGGCAATCGTGACCTCGCTGACCGCGTAAGTGAGCTCGCCGTTCTCGATCCAGAAGCCGGCCGCGCCGCGGCTGTAATCGCCGGTGACGCCATTGACTCCCGAGCCGATCAGGTCGGTGACATAAAAGCCCTGCTTGATGTCCAAGATCAATTCCTTCGGCGACAGCGATCCCGGCTCCATATGCAGGTTGTATGAACCGGGTGACGGTGATGACGACACGCCGCGCTGGGCATGGCCGGTGGTGACAAGGCCGAGTTCGCGCGCGGTCGCGCAATCCAAGACCCACGACGTCAGCACGCCCTGATCGATGATCGCGAGCTTCTTGACCGCGACGCCTTCGGCATCGAACGATTGCGACCGCAGCCCGCGCACGCGCAGCGGATCGTCGATGATGCGGATGCTCGTGTCGAACAGCTGCTTGCCCAAACTGTCCTTCAGGAAGCTGGTCTTGCGCGCGATCGATGCGCCGTTCACGGCGCCGACCACGTGACCCACCAGCGAACCGGAGACGCGGGGATCGAACACCACCGGCGCCTTGCAGGTCGCAACCTTGCGCGGATTGATCCGCGCCACCGTGCGTTCTCCCGCGCGGGTGCCGATGCTTTCGGGCGACAGCAGATCGGAGCCGTGGATCGCCGATGTGTAGTCGTAGTCGCGCTCCATGCCGATGCCCTGGCCAGCAATCGCCGTCATCGAGATGCCCTGGCTGGATCGCAGATACTTGCCATGAAACCCGGTGCTGGTGACCAGCACCATGCCGCCGATGCCGCACGAGGCGGATGCGCCGCCGGATTTGGTGACGCCCTTGACCGCAACACCGGCCGCTTCCGCCGCCAGTGCGCGACGTTCCAGTTCGTCGGTCGAGGGCATATCCGGATCGAGCAGATCGAGCGCCAGAAAATCTCGCGCCAGCAGCGCGGGATCGGCGAGCCCGACATAGGCATCGTCCGGCGCCACCCGCGCCATGGCGACCGCACGTTCGGCAAGTTTGGCGGCGCCATCACCGGAGACATCGTTGGTGGAGACCACGGCCTGTCGCCGACCGACAAAAACCCGCAGGCCGACATCGTCGCCTTCCGAGCGCTCGGATTCCTCGACACGGCCGTCGCGCACCTCGACGCCCTGCGACATGCCGCGCACCGCGACGGCATCAGCGGCGTCGGCGCCCGCGCGCTTCGCGGCCTCGACCAGGCGCTGGGCGAGATCGCTCAGGGCCGACTGATCGAGCAGATCGGACGCAGCTTTAGA is drawn from Bradyrhizobium prioriisuperbiae and contains these coding sequences:
- a CDS encoding DUF4170 domain-containing protein, which produces MSDTPQQLLHLVIGGELIDLEHITFKDLDKVEIVGVYPNYASAYAAWKSKAQQTVDNAHMRYFIVHLHRLLDPGTDAKAAH
- a CDS encoding TldD/PmbA family protein yields the protein MISSPNAPSLPASQTAASKAASDLLDQSALSDLAQRLVEAAKRAGADAADAVAVRGMSQGVEVRDGRVEESERSEGDDVGLRVFVGRRQAVVSTNDVSGDGAAKLAERAVAMARVAPDDAYVGLADPALLARDFLALDLLDPDMPSTDELERRALAAEAAGVAVKGVTKSGGASASCGIGGMVLVTSTGFHGKYLRSSQGISMTAIAGQGIGMERDYDYTSAIHGSDLLSPESIGTRAGERTVARINPRKVATCKAPVVFDPRVSGSLVGHVVGAVNGASIARKTSFLKDSLGKQLFDTSIRIIDDPLRVRGLRSQSFDAEGVAVKKLAIIDQGVLTSWVLDCATARELGLVTTGHAQRGVSSSPSPGSYNLHMEPGSLSPKELILDIKQGFYVTDLIGSGVNGVTGDYSRGAAGFWIENGELTYAVSEVTIAGHLFEIFKSLTPANDLEFRYGVNAPTVRIEGLTIAGR
- a CDS encoding 3'(2'),5'-bisphosphate nucleotidase CysQ; amino-acid sequence: MPDAETVSDHAVADGVFARDAVLLTGVVREAGALALSLFRTELRNWIKGKSSPVSEADIAVNDLLERRLRDATPDYGWLSEESVDDPARLGKRRVWIVDPIDGTRSYLAGLEDWCVSVGLVEDGIPVLGAVFVPTSDEFFFATRGAGATRNGSIIHTAPGAKLDPARIVGPKPLVERLGDALEPGKIHPRIGSLALKICRAAEGRLDVAFAGGHSRDWDLAAADLIVHEAGGLMTALTGDVIVYNRPEVKHETLVAAGQARHARVVEHFRQHPLF